The sequence below is a genomic window from Cedecea neteri.
CCCCATCGTCAGGTTAGGGACGTAATGGTTGTCCATAACGTCAAAATGGACGACGTCACCACCTGCGGCAAGTGCTTTAGCCGTATCTTCACCCAGTCGGGCGAAGTCGGCAGAGAGGATTGAGGGGGCAATCAAATACTGTTTCATCCGCTTCTCCAGGAGTCATTCATCTTTCGGCGGCGGGCGAAACGGCTCAGGCAACCTTCGCTTTATAAAGGGCCAGAAGTTCGTCCACCTTGTTACGTTTACCACCGTTTCGGCTGATGCTGCGGCGAGCCTGCAGCTTATGGAAATCGGTGGCGTTCTGATACCACTGGCGAGTCAGCTCGGTGTCATGATTCGAAATCAGCACCGGAATACTCTGCTCCCGCAGCCTTTCAGCCAGTTCGGCCAGATGCTGCTGCTGCACCATGCTGAAGCTGTCCGTGTGATAAGCGGTAAAGTTGGCGGTGGCGGAAAGCGGCGCATAGGGCGGATCGCAATACACTACGGAACCCGCAGCAACGTTTACCATGCTGACATCATAAGACTGGCAGACAAAAGTGGCATTTTTGGCCCGTTCGGCAAAGTTGTACAGCTCCTCTTCCGGAAAGTAAGGTTTGCTGTAGCGGCCAAACGGCACGTTAAATTCACCGCGCAGATTATAACGGCAGAGGCCGTTGTAACAATGACGGTTAAGGTACAAAAACAACACCGCGCGCCGGAATTTGTCGGTGCATTGGTTAAACTCAGTGCGGCAAGCGTAATAAATCGCTTCCTCGTTTTGCGCTTTGGTAAAGAGCAAACGAGACTCCCGCACGTACTCATCTGCACGGTTTTTGACAATGTCGTAGAGGTTAATCAGATCGCTATTGATATCGGCGAGGACGTAGCGTGAGTAGTCGGTATTAAGAAATACCGACCCCGCGCCAACAAAAGGCTCAATCAGACAGTCGCCTTCCGGCAGATGCTTTTTTATGTCGTCCAGCAGGGGGAATTTTCCCCCTGCCCATTTCAGAAAAGCGCGATTTTTTTTCATGCTGTCTTACTATTTACACCTTATCCAGCTGTGGAAAGGCTCCGACAGCGACTGCGCTTATTTTCACTTGAGGTCAGACTGCACCTGATGAATAGGTTTTGCCCACGGATTCTTAGCCTGAACGTCGGCCGGCAGGCTTGTCACCGCGCGTTTTGCATCGTCTTTCGTGGCATAAACACCGCTCACCAGCACGAACCATGGCTGGCCGTTACGCTGAGTCTGGTAAACCATATAGTGCTGCAGGTTCTCTTTTTTCGCCCACGCATTCAGGTTTGCGGAGTTTGAAGAAGAGCTCAGCTGTAGCGTGTAGTGGCTGCCTGGCGCACTCTTAATCGCGCTCGCATCACCCGTTACCGTACCGCCAGTGCTTGCCGTCGCTGCTGCTTGCGGTGCCGCTTTCGGCGCAGTAGATGCTGTCGCTTTCGGTGCCGGAGTTGAAGTGGCTGCGCTGGTTGATGGTGCGGTGACTGGAGCAGAAACCACCGGCGCAGGTTCGCTACGTTTCGCCGTGGCCACTGGTTTACTTTCAGCTTTCACCTGCGGTTTAGGCTCGGTTTTACGCACAGGCTCAATCACCGTTTTTTTGCGCTCAGGGCGTGATTCAACGGTACGGGTTGGCTCCTGGGTACCAGCCAGCTTACGTGGCTCGGTTTTGCTGCCAGCGATTGGCGCGACGGTAGCCGGTTCAGTTGGCAGCGTGGAATTGCTCACCACGTTGTCAATCTGCCCCTGCTGCTGAGGCTGAGTCAGGGCGTTATTCAGGTTTCCAGGAACCTCAACGCGCTGCTGCCCTTCCGGCTGCGGCTGCGTCTGAGCCTGGGTTGGCGTAGAAGAAATAGGCGGCAGGGAAACATCCTGCGGATTCTGCTGGCCAGCAACTGGGGTATTCCCTGCCTGTGGCTGAGCAGCGTTTGCCTGGTCGGCAGGTGCCGCACCGTTCGAACCGGAGAGATCGATATTCTTCTCCGCGCCCGGTTTTTGCTCGGCACTATCTGGGGAGGATGAAGGGGCTTTCAGGGCTGAACCGATACCGATGATAAGCAGCAACAGTACCAGAATCCCGACGCCCATCATGATGTGCTGACGAGAAGCAGGCGCTTTCTGTTTTGCTGCCTTTTTACGCCCACGCGCCGGACGAGGTTCTGCGGCGAGGCCGTCATCACCTTCGTACTCTTCCTCAACCTCTTCTTCACGCTCACGGCGTGAACGTGAAGGACGACGATCGTCCGCATCAAGATCGACGTCATCAACGTTGATCTGCGGTTCTTTGTCGAACTCGTCAGGTTTGCGGGAACGCCCAGGACGACGATCGCTTGGATCGGGTTTCAGCTCGTCTTCTGGTTTAAACTCATCCATTTAACACCCCACTCAAAGGCGTATGCTCATCTCTGCATCACGCCCGAAGTTAAATACTATAAAAATTCTAGTTTTAAGCCTGCTGGCAATCAGCAATGGCTGATAGAACGACATCGTGCGGTACTCCACCGCGCACTTCACTCTTCCCTATCGCCAGCGGCAGAATCAAACGAAGCTCGCCGGCTAATACTTTTTTATCACGCATCATGTGGGGCATATACGCGTCAGGGGACATTTCCTGCGGCCCGTTAACCGGTAACCCGGCTCGTACCAGCAGCGCTATCACGCGCTGAACTTCTGCCTCACTGAATTGACCCAGGCGCTGAGCGGTACGCGCCGCCATCACCATCCCGGCCGCCACAGCTTCGCCATGCAGCCAGTTGCCATAGCCCATTTCAGCTTCAATGGCATGGCCAAACGTATGACCCAGATTCAGTAAAGCACGTAAGCCGCTTTCTCGCTCGTCTGCGGCAACAACTTCGGCTTTCAGCTCACAACAACGACGAATGCAATACGCCATTGCCTTGCCGTCCAGCTTTAACAATGCATCGATGTTTTCTTCCAGCCAGTCAAAGAACTCGCTGTCCAGAATGATGCCGTATTTAATGACTTCCGCCAGGCCCGAAGCCAGCTCCCGTGCAGGCAAAGTCGACAGACAGTCGAGATCCACCACCACCGAAGCGGGCTGGTAAAACGCACCAATCATGTTTTTACCGAGGGGATGGTTAACGGCCGTTTTGCCGCCAACGGAGGAGTCCACCTGCGAAAGCAGTGTGGTAGGGACCTGGATAAAACGCACCCCGCGCTGATAGCTCGCTGCGGCAAAACCGGTTAAATCGCCCACAACGCCACCGCCTAAAGCAATCAAGGTGGTGTCGCGACCGTGAGGTTTTTCCAACAGCGCCGTAAAGACGGTATCAAGCACCGCGAGGCTTTTAAACTGCTCGCCATCCGGAAGAATGACGGTATCCACTTTAACGCCTGCCTGTTCCAGAAGAGCACGAACCTTGTCCAGATAGAGCGGTGCAAGGGTTTCATTGGTAACCAGCATGGTCTGGTCGCCAGCCTTCAGCGGCCAAAAGGAAGCCGGGTCATTGAATAACCCGGCGGCAATGGTAATAGGGTAACTACGTTCCCCGAGAGTGACTGTCAGCCTCTCCATTACGCGGAGCCCACCTTATTGTTGCTTTGCCCGCAGGCGTTTCTTGATTAAGCCAGAATCAGTTGCTTTCCAGCATATGGATGATCTGGTTTGCGACCACTTTGGCGCTTTGATCATCGGTGCGAATCGTTACATCAGCAATCTCTTCATACAGAGGATTGCGTTCACCTGCCAGTGCCTCAAGCACTTCACGAGGTGGAGTCTCAACCTGCAGCAGCGGACGTTTTTTATCGCGCTGAGTACGTGCAAGCTGTTTCTCAATGGTGGTTTCAAGGTAAACCACTACGCCACGGGCGGAAAGACGATTGCGGGTTTCACGAGATTTCACAGAACCGCCACCGGTAGCCAGTACGATGCCCTGTTTTTCAGTGAGTTCGTTGATAATTTTTTCTTCGCGATCGCGGAAGCCTTCTTCGCCTTCAACGTCGAATACCCAGCCCACATCAGCTCCGGTACGTTTCTCAATCTCTTGATCAGAATCGAAAAATTCCATATTGAGTTGCTGAGCTAACTGACGCCCAATAGTGCTTTTGCCGGCACCCATAGGCCCAACCAGAAAGATATTGCGTTTCTCTGCCATTTTTTCGGTACTACTAAGACAATTCGTTGATGATAAACCCGCCCGGTAACAACTTGCTGCGGCGGGACATGAACTGAAACCTCATAAGCGTGAGTTCGAGAATCAGACTAAAAATTATCTCAACACTCAAGGGGGTTTGGCAACCGAATAAATCACCTGGCGCCCGGCTCGGGACGAAAAGCGTGCGCCAGCTTTACCGGTCGCAGGCTCTTAATACCCAGCCTCCCGAAACGGTACACCTTGTAAGCTAATTCCTCTCTGCCGTCAAACACCTGGGCGCTGATTGGCAGAAAAACCCGCAGGCAGAAGAGGAAAAGCGCTAAGGCAACGCAATCAACCTGGGCGTGATGAACACGACTAATTCCCGACGTTGGTGCTTTTTCCCGTCGTGCCGGAACAATTGACCGATAAAAGGAATATTTCCTAGTAAAGGAACGCTATCCTGGGTGTGGTTTTTCTGTTGCTGGAAGATTCCGCCTAACGCCAGCGTCTCACCATCCTTCACCTCAACCTGCGTTTCAATCTCTTGCTTATCAATGGCCAAAGCTTCTCCATCCGCGTGCTGGATGCTGCGCCCTGGCATATTTTGGCTGATGCGAAGCTGCAGGCGAATGGTTTCGTGGTGACTTATCGTCGGCATGACTTCCATACCCAACACCGCCTCCTTAAACTCCACCGACGTGGCTTCATTTCTGCCATTAGAGACTTGATAGGGAATTTCCGTGCCCTGTTTGATGCTGGCAGACTGTTGGTGTGCCACCAGCAGGCGTGGGCTGGCGATGATTTCCAACTGCTGTTGCTGTTCAAGCGCGCTGAGCTCCAGCTCAAGCATGCGGCCGTTGATTCGGCCAATATTAAACCCCACTGTCGTGGTTGCCGCTTTCACCGCTAACTCACTTGAGACTGCTGTGGTCTGGTATAGCCCTGCCTCCGTATCACCTGCCGGGGAGCTCCACTTCACGCCGAGCTCCCGTAGTTTGTCCTGGTTAATGGTGACAATATGTGCGGACAGCTCGACCTGCCCCATCGAAACATCCATATCATTAATCCAGGCCGCAATGCGCTTTTGCGCCTGCTGACTGTCGCGCACCACCAAACGGTTTGTG
It includes:
- the dam gene encoding adenine-specific DNA-methyltransferase, which produces MKKNRAFLKWAGGKFPLLDDIKKHLPEGDCLIEPFVGAGSVFLNTDYSRYVLADINSDLINLYDIVKNRADEYVRESRLLFTKAQNEEAIYYACRTEFNQCTDKFRRAVLFLYLNRHCYNGLCRYNLRGEFNVPFGRYSKPYFPEEELYNFAERAKNATFVCQSYDVSMVNVAAGSVVYCDPPYAPLSATANFTAYHTDSFSMVQQQHLAELAERLREQSIPVLISNHDTELTRQWYQNATDFHKLQARRSISRNGGKRNKVDELLALYKAKVA
- the damX gene encoding cell division protein DamX, coding for MDEFKPEDELKPDPSDRRPGRSRKPDEFDKEPQINVDDVDLDADDRRPSRSRREREEEVEEEYEGDDGLAAEPRPARGRKKAAKQKAPASRQHIMMGVGILVLLLLIIGIGSALKAPSSSPDSAEQKPGAEKNIDLSGSNGAAPADQANAAQPQAGNTPVAGQQNPQDVSLPPISSTPTQAQTQPQPEGQQRVEVPGNLNNALTQPQQQGQIDNVVSNSTLPTEPATVAPIAGSKTEPRKLAGTQEPTRTVESRPERKKTVIEPVRKTEPKPQVKAESKPVATAKRSEPAPVVSAPVTAPSTSAATSTPAPKATASTAPKAAPQAAATASTGGTVTGDASAIKSAPGSHYTLQLSSSSNSANLNAWAKKENLQHYMVYQTQRNGQPWFVLVSGVYATKDDAKRAVTSLPADVQAKNPWAKPIHQVQSDLK
- the aroB gene encoding 3-dehydroquinate synthase, encoding MERLTVTLGERSYPITIAAGLFNDPASFWPLKAGDQTMLVTNETLAPLYLDKVRALLEQAGVKVDTVILPDGEQFKSLAVLDTVFTALLEKPHGRDTTLIALGGGVVGDLTGFAAASYQRGVRFIQVPTTLLSQVDSSVGGKTAVNHPLGKNMIGAFYQPASVVVDLDCLSTLPARELASGLAEVIKYGIILDSEFFDWLEENIDALLKLDGKAMAYCIRRCCELKAEVVAADERESGLRALLNLGHTFGHAIEAEMGYGNWLHGEAVAAGMVMAARTAQRLGQFSEAEVQRVIALLVRAGLPVNGPQEMSPDAYMPHMMRDKKVLAGELRLILPLAIGKSEVRGGVPHDVVLSAIADCQQA
- the aroK gene encoding shikimate kinase AroK, with amino-acid sequence MAEKRNIFLVGPMGAGKSTIGRQLAQQLNMEFFDSDQEIEKRTGADVGWVFDVEGEEGFRDREEKIINELTEKQGIVLATGGGSVKSRETRNRLSARGVVVYLETTIEKQLARTQRDKKRPLLQVETPPREVLEALAGERNPLYEEIADVTIRTDDQSAKVVANQIIHMLESN
- the pilQ gene encoding type IV pilus secretin PilQ is translated as MIRHIVAGVLMLMPLTAWTNSRVTLTLDETPVVQVLQALAEQQNFNVMIAPEVTGNLSLRLADVSWEQAFQQVLRLANLTSSKTGNILQIQLKQDPAQRRAQQEAARKQKALEQPLVQAVYTPRYAEVADLAAGIKANEEKLLGPRGSITVDKRTNRLVVRDSQQAQKRIAAWINDMDVSMGQVELSAHIVTINQDKLRELGVKWSSPAGDTEAGLYQTTAVSSELAVKAATTTVGFNIGRINGRMLELELSALEQQQQLEIIASPRLLVAHQQSASIKQGTEIPYQVSNGRNEATSVEFKEAVLGMEVMPTISHHETIRLQLRISQNMPGRSIQHADGEALAIDKQEIETQVEVKDGETLALGGIFQQQKNHTQDSVPLLGNIPFIGQLFRHDGKKHQRRELVVFITPRLIALP